A stretch of the Vigna radiata var. radiata cultivar VC1973A chromosome 9, Vradiata_ver6, whole genome shotgun sequence genome encodes the following:
- the LOC106774073 gene encoding aquaporin TIP2-1-like, with protein MGGIAFGRLDDSFSLTSIKAYIAEFNSTLLFVFAGVGSAIAYGKLTSDAALDPAGLLAVAICHGFALFVAVSVGANISGGHVNPAVTFGLALGGHITILTGIFYWIAQLLGSIVACFLLSYVTGGLAIPVHSVASGVGVVEGVVTEIIITFGLVYTVYATAADPKKGSLGTIAPIAIGFIVGANILAAGPFSGGSMNPARSFGPAVVSGDFHDNWIYWVGPLIGGGLAGLIYGNVFIRSDHAPLSTEF; from the exons ATGGGTGGCATTGCCTTCGGACGTTTGGATGATTCTTTCAGTTTAACCTCAATCAAGGCCTATATTGCTGAGTTTAATTCAACCTTGCTCTTTGTTTTTGCTGGTGTTGGTTCAGCCATAGCCTATG GTAAGTTGACATCAGATGCAGCACTTGATCCTGCTGGGTTACTGGCAGTTGCTATTTGCCACGGTTTTGCACTTTTTGTTGCAGTTTCTGTGGGTGCCAACATCTCTGGTGGCCATGTCAACCCTGCTGTGACTTTTGGATTGGCTCTTGGTGGCCACATCACCATCCTCACAGGCATATTCTACTGGATTGCACAGCTTCTTGGCTCCATAGTGGCCTGTTTTCTTCTCAGCTATGTCACAGGAGGTTTG GCAATTCCAGTTCACAGTGTGGCTTCTGGGGTTGGAGTTGTTGAAGGAGTTGTTACAGAGATCATAATCACATTTGGTTTGGTGTACACTGTATATGCCACAGCAGCTGACCCTAAGAAGGGTTCATTGGGCACGATTGCACCCATTGCCATTGGTTTCATTGTTGGTGCGAACATCTTGGCAGCAGGGCCATTCTCAGGTGGCTCAATGAACCCTGCACGCTCCTTTGGCCCTGCAGTTGTGAGTGGTGACTTCCATGACAACTGGATCTACTGGGTCGGACCTCTTATCGGTGGTGGTTTGGCTGGCCTCATCTATGGCAATGTCTTCATTCGCTCTGACCATGCACCTCTTTCCACTGAATTTTAA